GGTGGCGCCACTCGGAGGTGAGCCGGAAGACATGCAGGATCGTGGCGCTCTCCAGCGACGTCACCGCCTGGGTGGAGGGCAACTGCCGGAAGACCAACGGGTCGCGGGAGCCCGGCTCGGTACGGGCGACCGCGAAGATCTCGTCACCCGAGGTGGTGACGTCGATGAACGGGACGTCCTCGCGCGCCGCGAGCGCGGCCACGATCGTGTCGAGCTTTCCGCGCAGGACTCGGATGCGCAGGAACAGTGCCCCGGCCGAGCCGCCGTTGCGCGGTCGCGCCACGGGTGAGATCACCACGCGCACGGTGCCGTCGGCGCCGAGCACCTGCAGGCGGCGCCGCACGGTGGCGGGGCTGAGCCCCAGCACCTGGGCCGCCCGCTCCGCCGTGAGGCGGCCGTCCCACTGCAACGCGGCCACCAGCCGCTGATCCGTGAGGCTCAGTACGGAATCCGCCGATGCGCGTGCCATGAGGACAAGTTTCGCTCATCGCGGCGGGCTGCGGGGCCCGTCCCGGGAACCCGGAGCCAGCATGGATGTCATCCGCCCCGCCCCGTCCCCGACGTCCGTCGGCGAACCCGAGCCATGGAAGGAGTACCGATGATCCTCGACCCGCGTATCTGGTTCCCCGGCCTGACCAGCTGATCGCCGGCACCGCCAGGACTGCCAACGGCCCTCCTGCGCAAGGGGCCTGCGGTGCGACGACACCGCAGGCCCGCGGTTCTCCCAGCGCCCCGAGAACGACAGACCTACCACGGAGGCCCAAGTGCCCGCGTTCGACCGACGAGAAGAAGTACGCTTCGCCAGCGGCCGCACCACCTGCGCCGCCTGGCACTACCCGGGGTCCGACGGCGGCTGCGTGATCATGGCCGGCGGAACCTCGGTGACCAAGGAACCGGCCACGGACCAGTTCGCCGCACGGTTCAACGACGCCGGCCTCGCCGTCCTCGCCTTCGACCACCGAAGGTTCGGGGAGAGCGGGGGCACGCCGCGCCAGATCGTCCGCCTGGACGAGCAGGTCGCCGACTGGCACGCCGCGATCGAGTACGCGGCCGGTCTGCCCGACGTCGACCCGGACCGGATCGCGGTCTGGGGGTTCTCGCTCGCCGGCGGCCACGTCTTCCGTGTCGCCGCCGACCACCCGCGGCTGGCCTGCGCGATCGCCCAGACCCCACTGGTCGACGGCCCCGCCGTCGCCCCGCACGCACTGCGCGCCATGACGCCGCTCGCGCTGCTGCGGCTCCTCGGCCGGGGCGTGGCGGACACCCTCGGGGGCCTCGCCGGGCGTCCGCCGCTGCTGGTCCCCACCGCCGGACCGCGCGGCGCCGTCGCCTCGCTCACCACGTCCGACGCGATGGACGGCGACCGGGCCCTCGACCCCGACGGCCGCCACACGAACTGGGAGCGGACGGTCGCCGCCCGGATCGCCCTGCAGATCGGCGGGTACCGGCCCGGCCGCCACGCCGCCCGGATACGGTGCCCGCTGCTGGTGGTCGTCTGCGACCAGGACGAGAGCGCTCTCCCCGGCCCTGCCGTCCGGTGGGCCCGGAACGCGCCGCGGTCCGAGGTGGTGCACCTGCCCGGCCGCCACTACGCCCCGTTCCTGGAGTCGCACGAGCAGGCCGTCGAGGCGCAGCTCGCGTTCCTCCACCAGCATCTGGACCCTCGCGCTCACGGGTGAGCCGGTACAGGTGTGGACGGCCGGGGGCGGCCGGGTCGGTGGGGTTCGGCCGACCCTCACCGCATACGAGGACGTGTCCAGCCGCACCTTGCCCGTGAAGACCTCGGTGCCGGCCTCGACGCCGCTGAGGTGGTCGGTTTCCGCCACGCGTCCGCGGCGGGCCAGCGCCCGCAGGAAGTCCTGGAGGTCGAGGTCGGCCGAGGAGGTGTTGCCGACCCGGACGAAGGAGTACACGTTCCAGCCGATCTCTCCGACGTACAGGTCCCAGTAGGCGCCCGCCATCCGCTCTGTCTCGCGAAAGGTTGCCGCCCCGCCGCCGTCGGCTCGCCCCGCTCTCCCCGACCGGCCCGGCTCGGCCGTCCGCCGGCCTGAGCCCGGTCCGGCTCTGTCGGTGGTCGGGGTCGGCGGTCGGGGTCGGGTCGGGTCGGGGTCGGGGTCAGGGGCGGAGTCACGTCCCGTCAGGTCAGTGCTGCTGCCAGCAGCGCAGCGGTGTCGGCGATCAGCGGTTCGTCCGCGGGCGCGGCGGAGTCGTGCTTGGTGGACAGGGCGGCCAGCACGATCGGTCCGCGGCCGGGCGGCCAGGTGATGGCCACGTCGTTGGTGGTGCCGTAGGCGCCGGTGCCGGTCTTGTCCGCGACGGTCCAGTCCGCGGGCAGTCCCGCCCGGAGGCGGTGGTCGCCGGTGGTGTTGGCCAGCAGCCAGCCGGTCAGCCGCTCGCGGTCGTGGGGGCGGAGAGCGTCTCCGAGCGTGAGCCGGGCGTAGGTCCGGCCGATCGCGCGGGGGGTCGAGGTGTCGGTCACCCGCCCGGGCTCCGCCGAGTTCAGCTCGGGCTCCCAGCGGTCCAGCCGGGTGACGCCGTCCCCGACGGAACGGCAGAAGCGGGTGACCGCGCGGGGGCCGCCGAGTTCGCGCAGCAGGAGGTTCGCCGCGGTGTTGTCGCTGTGGTCGACGGCGGCCGCGCACAGGTCGGCGACGGTCATACCGTCGGCCAGGTTCTCGGGCAGGCCGGTGATCGGCGCGTAGCCCGAATCCGTGACGTCCTTCCCCGTGTACCGGATGCGCCTGGCGAGGAACTCGCCGTCCCGGTCGAGGTCCCGCAGGACGGCGGCCACGGCGATCGTCTTGAACGTCGAGCACATCGGGAACAGTTCGTCCGCGCGGTGCAGCACGGTCCGGCCGGTGACCGTGTCGTACGCGAAGACCCCCAGCCGCGCGGAATGCGCCTGCTCAAGAGCATGCAGCTGCCCTGCGATCCCTGCGGCGGCCGAGCCCTGCGCGGACGCCGTCCCCCCGCTCGGGAGAACACCGGCGAGGGCTGTCGCGGCGACCCCGGCAAGAATCCCGCGTCGACCCGGACGCAATTCCATGTGCTTTCCCCTGCTCGTGCGGTCGTCGGACATGACGGCCGTCCCCTTCGGACCGGCCGAATCCATGCCTCCCCGGGGCGGCCGAACCCATGCCTCCCCGGGGCGGCGCCGATCCCATGCCTCCCCGCGCCGGCCGAACCCGTACGTCCCGAGGGGGCGCGGCTGCGCGCGGGGTGGCCGGTCAGTTCGGGCCGGTGCCGGCGGTCAGCCAGCTGCCGATCCCCGGGAGTGCCTGCGGTCCGCTGTCGTTCTCCACCGAGGCGACGAGGTCGGCGATCGTGATCCCGGCCAGTGCGGCCCGCCAGGCGGCGTCGGCGGTTCCCATCGCCCGGGCGACGGGGCACGGCTTGGTGCACTGTTCCGGCGGTGTCGCGAACGGGCCGCGCTGGCGTATCTCGGTGCACACGAACGCTGGGCTCGCCCCGTCGACGGCCTGCACCACGTCCAGGAGCGTGATCTCGCCCGCGTCCCGGGTGATCACGTAGCCGCCGGTCTTGCCCTGGGTCGAGCGCACCAGACCGGCTCGCGAGAGCGCCTGCAGCTGCTTGGCCATGTAGCTGGGCGAGACGTCGTGCAGTTCGGCCAGTCGGGCCGCCGGCACCGGCTCGCTGGCCGCCGTCAGGACCACGCAGCAGTGCAGGGCCCATTCGACGCCGCCGGACAGTTTCATGCCGCCTCCCAGGTGACTCGGACATATACTATCCGAGTATTGTCTCGGACATCCCGTGTCCGAGTTTGTGACCGGCGCGGGGAAGCCCTGCCCACGGAAGAAGGCACACCATGAAGATCACCGTCATCGGCACCGGCCTGATCGGCTCCCAGCTCGCCACCGAGCTCAAGGCGCGGGGTCACGACGTGACCGCGGCATCCCTGTCGTCCGGCGTCGACCTGCTCACCGGCGCCGGCCTCGACAAGGCCCTCGCGGGCGCCCACACGGTCGTCAACGTGACCAACTCCCCGACCTTCGACGACCAGTCCCTCGACTTCTTCCGCACCACCGTCGGCAATCTGCTCGACGCGGGCGGGCAGGCCGGGGTGCGCCACCAGGTCGTCCTGTCGATCGTCGGGGTCGACCAGGTGCCCGAGCTGGACTACTACCGCGCCAAGGTGCTTCAGGAGGAGCTGCTGCGGGGCGGTCCCACCCCGTACTCGATCGTCCGCGCCACACAGTTCTTCGAATTCATGGAGCCCACCATGTCCTGGACCTCGGACGACACCGCCGTCCGGCTGCCGGCCACTCCCGTCCAACCCGTCGCCAGTGCGGACGTGGTCGACGCCCTCGCCGACGTGGCCACCGGATCCCCGCTCGACGGCATCCTCGAGGTGGCAGGCCCTGACCGGTTCACCCTGGACGAGCTCGGCCGCATCACCCTGGCCGCCCGGGGTGACGCGCGCCCCGTCGTCACCGACGACCGGGCCGGCCTGTTCGCCGCCGTCCACGGAGACGTCCTGACCGCCGGCCCGCACGCCCGCCCGGCCCCCACCCACTACCGGGACTGGCTGCGGAGCACCCGCAACGCCTGATCATCCGGACCACTGAGGCTCCGATTTCCCGCAGCGGCCACGTGCCGAACGCCGTGACCGCTGCGGGCGGTCGAGGTGCCCGGGCGGGGCCGCCGGGTGGGTGCGGTGACGGTGGCCCCGGCCGTCCGGGCCGGCGTCGCCTCGCGGCATGGCATGGCATGGCATGACACGGCGCAGCAAGGCCGGGTCGGGCACGGCGCGGCACGGTGCAGTCCGGGCATGGCACGGTGCGGCACGGTCGGGTCGGGGCGGCGGCAGGCCGTCGGGTCAGCTGTGGGCGAGTTCCAGGACGGCGATGCCGGTGAGTACGGTGGCGCTGGCGGCCAGTCGGACGTGGCCGAGGCGTTCGCGCAGGAACAGGACGCCGATGAGAGCGGCGAGCACGATGCTGGTCTCGCGCAGGGCCGCGATGGTGGCCAGGTCGCCCGCGGTCTGTGCCCAGACGACCAGGCCGTACGCCGTCAGTGAGATGAGCCCGCCGGTCAGCCCGGTCCACCGGCCCTGCCGGAGCTGGCCGGGCAGGGCGCGGCCGCGCAGCAGCGCGGCCACCGTGAGCATGGCCGCGCCCTGGCAGAGGAACATCCACGCGATGTAGCCGTCCGCGGCGCCGGCCCGCCGGACCCCGATGCCGTCGATCACGGTGTACCCGGCGATCAGCACGCCGGTGGTGAGCGCCGCGCCCAGCGCGGGCAGCTGTGCGCGGCCGGGGAGCCCGCCGGCGAAGGCGAGGCCGGCCAGCCCGAGCGAGATCACCAGGATGCCCAGGAGTCTGGTGCCGTGCAGCGGGTGTCCCAGGACGGTCGCCGCGAGCAGGGCCACGACCATCGGTGAGGTGCCGCGGGCGAGCGGGTACATCTGCCCGAAGTCGCCGAGCCGGTAGGCCCGCAGGAGCTGCAGCTGGTAGCAGACCTGGAGGGCCGCGGAGGCGGCGAGGCAGGGCCAGGCGGAGCGGTCGGGCGGCGGTGCCAGGCAGGCCGCCGCCGCGCCGACCGCGAGGAAGACCGTGTTCATCAGGGCGAAGCCCGCCAGCTTGTCCGTCATTCCGTGGGCGAGGGCATTCCACACGGCGTGCAGCAGAGCTGCGGCCAGGACCACCACCGGTACTGCTTCCGGACTCACCGACATCCCCCCGAACGGACAAGTTGTATATACAACATCTATCGTTCCGCCATGGGAGCAGTCAACCGGATTCCGGCGCGCCCCGGCGGCGGCGTTCCGTCCGTCGGGCGGATGTGCCAGCCGGCGCCGGTGCGTCGTTCCGTGATCGTCCACCGCGCAGCGCGGGTCGATGCCGAGCCGCCGGGTGCCGTACCCGCAGCAGACCCACGTGGCGACGACCGGGGGGCGTGGCCGCCGACTGCACCAAGGGCATCCGGGTGGGGCGTCACCCTCCGGCAGGTCGAGCCGGGCGAGCGCGCGCAGCGATCCCGGTCGCCCTCCCGCAGCGGCTGCTGCGAGATGCCAGCACCAAGGTTCGGGCTTACGGTCGATCCAGCTCGGTTACCACGACCAACCCGTCGGAGTCCGGTATGGCCACCTACGAAGTGCACGCCCAAGCCGCGAGGGACGTCCTGGCGCTGATCAAGCTCACCGGAATGAACGCCACCGGCGAACTGCGCGCACAAGTCGCCCAGGTCGAGGCCCTGCTGGCGCTCGCCGCGGCCATCGCGGGCCGTCAGGAGGCAGCGTCACCCCCACCGCCGCCGTACCCGCCCTTCGGGACCGCCGACTCCCGCTGACACAGGCAACCGCCCGCCGGCGGGGGCACGCGACAGCGCCTGCCGAATCGCGGTCGTCGGCAGGGCGAGCGGCAGCAGAACGGCCGGTGCGCGCCTTGGGCCGGTCCGGCTGCGTGGCCCACGCTGATCCTTGACGCGCGGCGATCCGCCATCCGCCAACGCCCTCTGTGAAATGGCGGACCCGTTGTGGCCCTCGACAAATGGCGGACCCGTTGTGGCCCTCGACGGTGCCGCGAAAGGTGAACGGGCCCGGTCGGCGGGCTCGGGGACCGGGTCGACGGGTGGTCGGCGGATCGACTACGTGGTGCAGCACTTCGCACCGACCGGGACCGGCCTCCTCGGTGGGTCGTACAACTACGTCGAACCGAGGGGGAGAGCGCTCCCGGGCAGCGGCCGGATCCGCGCCCGGCCGGGGTCGAGGTGTCCGGGCCGTCCGGTCTGTCCGTCGCCGGAGCCCGGACGTCCGCCGCGTGCCGCGCTCCGTCGTCCGGACCTCGTCCGGACCCGTCCGGAGCCCGCCCGGCCCCTACGCCTCGCCTGCCTGCGGCGGCGCCCCTTCCACCTGCGACAACGTCATCACTGTGGCCGACGGGCCGTCAGAGCGAGGCCTGGTTGCGCGGGTGGCTCGGCAGGGCGGATCCGGCGCCCCTCCGTCACAGGTGATCCGGAGTCATTGACGCCGTACGGTCCCGGTGATTCACTTCCCAGCGCGGGAGAGCGCTCTCAAGCCGTGGGAAACCTGCCTCGGAGTCCTCCCCGTCCATCCACCACGCCTGGGAGAGTCATGTCTGTCACCCCGCCCCGCCGGACTGTGCTCCGCGGCGCAGCGGTCGCCGCCGCACTGCCCGTGGTCGGCGCCCTTTCGAGCGGCGCGGCCCATGCCGCACCGGAATCCCGCAAACCCGCCGGGCTGGGCGCCAACTTCCTGGTCTTCGACCCCTCCATGGGCGACGCGGCGATCCAGGCCCAGGTCGACGCCGTGTTCAAGATCCAGGAGTCCAACCAGTTCGGCAGCGAGCGGCACGTCCTGGCGTTCAAGCCGGGCACCTACAACGTCGACGTCAACGTCGGCTTCTACACGCACGTGCTCGGCCTCGGCGAGAGCCCCGACGACGTCGTGATCAACGGTCACGTCACGTCCGACGCACAGTGGTTCGAGGGCAACGGCACCCAGAACTTCTGGCGGGCCGCCGAGAACCTCTGCATCGTCCCGCCGGACGGCCTGGAGCGCTGGGCGGTCTCCCAGGCGGCCCCGATGCGCCGCACCCACGTCAAGGGCGACATGACGCTGTGGCCCAGCCCGCCCGGCAACCGCTGGTCCAGCGGCGGGTTCCTCGCCGACAGCCTGGTGGACGGGCAGGTCGAGTCGGGTTCGCAGCAGCAGTGGCTGTCCCGCAACGACACCTTCGGCAGCTGGACCGGATCCAACTGGAACATGGTCTTCGTCGGCACCCAGGGCGCCCCCGCCCAGAGCTTCCCTGCCCCTCCGATGACGACGGTCGACCGCACCCCCGTCATACGGGAGAAGCCCTTCCTCACCGTGGACGCCCACGGTTCCTACCAGGTCTTCGTCCCCGCCCTGCGCCGCAACTCCACCGGGACCACCTGGGCCTCCGGCAAGGCCGCCGGGCACAGCATCCCGCTGTCCCGCTTCCACGTGGCCAAGCCCGGCGACTCCGCCAAGACCCTCAACCACGCCCTCTCCCAGGGACAGCACCTGCTGCTCACCCCGGGCGTCTACCGGCTCTCCGACCCGCTGCGGGTGTCCCGGCCCGGAACCGTCGTGCTCGGCCTGGGCCTGGCCACCCTCCAGGCCGTCGACGGAAACTCGCTCGTGGAGGTCGACGACGTCGATGACGTCACCGTCGCCGGCGTGCTCCTGGAGACCGCCTCCGCAGGCTCACGCGTCCTGCTCAGCGTCGGGGACGGCCACAGCCGGAAGAACCACGCCGCCCGCCCCACCGCGCTCTTCGACGTCTTCGTCCGCGTCGGCGGATTCGTGCCCGGCGGCACCGAGGTCGGCATCCGGATCGACAGCAACGACGTGATCGTCGACCATGTCTGGATCTGGCGCGCCGACCACGGTCTCGACGGCAGCGTCGGCTGGGCGGTCAACCCCGCCGGCACCGGCTTCCTCGTCAACGGCGACCGGGTCACCGTGTACGGCCT
The sequence above is a segment of the Kitasatospora sp. NBC_00240 genome. Coding sequences within it:
- a CDS encoding alpha/beta fold hydrolase, coding for MPAFDRREEVRFASGRTTCAAWHYPGSDGGCVIMAGGTSVTKEPATDQFAARFNDAGLAVLAFDHRRFGESGGTPRQIVRLDEQVADWHAAIEYAAGLPDVDPDRIAVWGFSLAGGHVFRVAADHPRLACAIAQTPLVDGPAVAPHALRAMTPLALLRLLGRGVADTLGGLAGRPPLLVPTAGPRGAVASLTTSDAMDGDRALDPDGRHTNWERTVAARIALQIGGYRPGRHAARIRCPLLVVVCDQDESALPGPAVRWARNAPRSEVVHLPGRHYAPFLESHEQAVEAQLAFLHQHLDPRAHG
- the bla gene encoding class A beta-lactamase — translated: MELRPGRRGILAGVAATALAGVLPSGGTASAQGSAAAGIAGQLHALEQAHSARLGVFAYDTVTGRTVLHRADELFPMCSTFKTIAVAAVLRDLDRDGEFLARRIRYTGKDVTDSGYAPITGLPENLADGMTVADLCAAAVDHSDNTAANLLLRELGGPRAVTRFCRSVGDGVTRLDRWEPELNSAEPGRVTDTSTPRAIGRTYARLTLGDALRPHDRERLTGWLLANTTGDHRLRAGLPADWTVADKTGTGAYGTTNDVAITWPPGRGPIVLAALSTKHDSAAPADEPLIADTAALLAAALT
- a CDS encoding Rrf2 family transcriptional regulator yields the protein MKLSGGVEWALHCCVVLTAASEPVPAARLAELHDVSPSYMAKQLQALSRAGLVRSTQGKTGGYVITRDAGEITLLDVVQAVDGASPAFVCTEIRQRGPFATPPEQCTKPCPVARAMGTADAAWRAALAGITIADLVASVENDSGPQALPGIGSWLTAGTGPN
- a CDS encoding SDR family oxidoreductase is translated as MKITVIGTGLIGSQLATELKARGHDVTAASLSSGVDLLTGAGLDKALAGAHTVVNVTNSPTFDDQSLDFFRTTVGNLLDAGGQAGVRHQVVLSIVGVDQVPELDYYRAKVLQEELLRGGPTPYSIVRATQFFEFMEPTMSWTSDDTAVRLPATPVQPVASADVVDALADVATGSPLDGILEVAGPDRFTLDELGRITLAARGDARPVVTDDRAGLFAAVHGDVLTAGPHARPAPTHYRDWLRSTRNA
- a CDS encoding DMT family transporter, with the translated sequence MSVSPEAVPVVVLAAALLHAVWNALAHGMTDKLAGFALMNTVFLAVGAAAACLAPPPDRSAWPCLAASAALQVCYQLQLLRAYRLGDFGQMYPLARGTSPMVVALLAATVLGHPLHGTRLLGILVISLGLAGLAFAGGLPGRAQLPALGAALTTGVLIAGYTVIDGIGVRRAGAADGYIAWMFLCQGAAMLTVAALLRGRALPGQLRQGRWTGLTGGLISLTAYGLVVWAQTAGDLATIAALRETSIVLAALIGVLFLRERLGHVRLAASATVLTGIAVLELAHS
- a CDS encoding adenylyl cyclase is translated as MSVTPPRRTVLRGAAVAAALPVVGALSSGAAHAAPESRKPAGLGANFLVFDPSMGDAAIQAQVDAVFKIQESNQFGSERHVLAFKPGTYNVDVNVGFYTHVLGLGESPDDVVINGHVTSDAQWFEGNGTQNFWRAAENLCIVPPDGLERWAVSQAAPMRRTHVKGDMTLWPSPPGNRWSSGGFLADSLVDGQVESGSQQQWLSRNDTFGSWTGSNWNMVFVGTQGAPAQSFPAPPMTTVDRTPVIREKPFLTVDAHGSYQVFVPALRRNSTGTTWASGKAAGHSIPLSRFHVAKPGDSAKTLNHALSQGQHLLLTPGVYRLSDPLRVSRPGTVVLGLGLATLQAVDGNSLVEVDDVDDVTVAGVLLETASAGSRVLLSVGDGHSRKNHAARPTALFDVFVRVGGFVPGGTEVGIRIDSNDVIVDHVWIWRADHGLDGSVGWAVNPAGTGFLVNGDRVTVYGLFVEHFQKYEVHWKGEQGRTYFFQNEHPYDVPTQSAWGHGGTRGYAAYKVADSVRDHQAWGLGSYCFFNLQADIYTDRAYEVPDTPGVVLTDLMTVCLNGTGGGGILHCANNSGDPVQNGFGTYFMKKYSNGVAIS